One genomic region from Leptolyngbyaceae cyanobacterium JSC-12 encodes:
- a CDS encoding hypothetical protein (IMG reference gene:2510095240), giving the protein MRTISSSISSCRHCQFYFPEGRRGGHCKKLNVSVKSCWTACSLATPPFAATWKELESITVWKQKVLLQEEVALTVEATLNADLLAENRPTVVMVSPQLSTSYV; this is encoded by the coding sequence ATGAGAACCATTTCCTCCTCCATCTCCTCGTGTCGTCACTGCCAGTTTTATTTCCCTGAGGGGCGTCGTGGTGGACATTGCAAAAAACTCAACGTGTCGGTAAAAAGTTGTTGGACTGCTTGTAGTTTGGCGACGCCGCCATTTGCTGCAACCTGGAAGGAACTTGAAAGTATTACAGTTTGGAAACAAAAAGTGCTATTGCAAGAAGAAGTCGCTTTAACAGTTGAGGCAACCCTCAATGCGGATTTGCTAGCAGAAAACCGCCCTACTGTCGTCATGGTTAGCCCTCAACTTAGCACTTCTTACGTTTAG
- a CDS encoding dihydroxynaphthoate synthase (IMG reference gene:2510095241~PFAM: Enoyl-CoA hydratase/isomerase family~TIGRFAM: naphthoate synthase (dihydroxynaphthoic acid synthetase)): MQVNWQVAKSYEDILYHKADGIAKITINRPHKRNAFRPKTIVELYDAFCDAREDRQIGVVLFTGAGPHTDGKYAFCAGGDQTVRGQAGYVDEAGVPRLNVLDLQKLIRSMPKVVIALVAGYAIGGGHVLHILCDLTIAADNAVFGQTGPKVGSFDGGFGASYLTRIVGQKKAREIWYLCRQYNAEQALEMGLVNCVVPVEQLEAEGIQWAMEILEKSPIAIRCLKAAFNADCDGQAGLQELAGNATMLYYMTEEGSEGKQAFLEKRSPNFRKYPWLP, from the coding sequence ATGCAAGTTAACTGGCAAGTTGCCAAATCCTACGAAGATATTCTGTATCACAAGGCAGATGGGATTGCCAAAATCACCATTAACCGTCCCCATAAACGCAATGCCTTTCGTCCCAAAACGATCGTTGAACTCTACGATGCCTTCTGCGATGCGCGGGAAGATCGGCAGATAGGGGTTGTATTGTTCACAGGTGCCGGTCCTCATACTGATGGCAAGTACGCTTTTTGTGCGGGGGGCGATCAAACTGTGCGGGGGCAGGCAGGATACGTGGATGAGGCGGGGGTGCCGCGCTTGAATGTGCTGGATCTGCAAAAGTTGATTCGTTCGATGCCCAAAGTGGTGATTGCCTTGGTTGCAGGGTATGCGATTGGTGGCGGGCATGTACTGCACATTTTGTGTGACTTAACGATCGCTGCAGATAATGCTGTGTTTGGACAAACAGGTCCCAAAGTGGGCAGTTTTGATGGCGGGTTTGGAGCCAGTTACCTTACTCGGATTGTGGGGCAAAAAAAAGCTCGCGAAATCTGGTACCTGTGCCGCCAATACAACGCTGAGCAGGCACTAGAGATGGGTCTGGTGAACTGTGTGGTGCCAGTGGAACAACTGGAGGCAGAAGGAATTCAGTGGGCAATGGAGATTTTGGAGAAAAGCCCAATTGCTATTCGTTGCCTCAAAGCCGCCTTTAATGCGGACTGTGATGGGCAAGCCGGACTCCAAGAACTGGCAGGGAATGCCACAATGCTTTACTACATGACTGAAGAAGGCTCGGAAGGAAAACAAGCCTTTTTAGAAAAGCGATCGCCTAATTTTCGCAAATATCCCTGGTTGCCCTAA
- a CDS encoding dTDP-glucose pyrophosphorylase (IMG reference gene:2510095230~PFAM: Nucleotidyl transferase) has translation MLNKQFPEVIGILPCGGQATRIAPLPLSKELYPIGFQPGQDGKPRPKVVCHYLLETMRQGGIRKAFLILRSGKWDIPAYFGDGERLDMNLGYLIMRSPHGVPYTLDQAYPFVQNALVALGFPDILLQPRDIYARLIERWQQTQPDVVLGLFPCDRPQKAGMVDFDPDGKVKLILEKPPQTNLTFMWGVALWTPNFTQFLHDYVAQIEQAFSLAATSETLPRKEIPIGDVIQAAISAGMRVEAVPFEQGSYLDIGTPDDLVQAVQQYSQEPRGF, from the coding sequence ATGTTGAACAAGCAGTTTCCTGAAGTGATTGGGATATTGCCCTGTGGGGGCCAGGCAACACGGATTGCGCCCCTACCTTTGAGTAAAGAACTTTACCCGATTGGATTTCAACCGGGGCAGGATGGCAAACCACGCCCAAAAGTGGTGTGTCATTACTTGCTGGAGACAATGCGGCAGGGAGGGATTCGCAAAGCATTTTTGATTCTGCGCTCGGGTAAGTGGGATATTCCCGCCTATTTTGGGGATGGGGAACGGCTGGATATGAATTTGGGGTATTTGATTATGCGATCGCCCCACGGCGTTCCCTACACGCTCGATCAGGCATATCCCTTTGTGCAGAATGCCTTAGTTGCCTTGGGATTTCCTGATATTTTGCTGCAACCACGGGATATATATGCTCGCCTGATTGAGCGCTGGCAACAAACCCAACCCGATGTGGTATTGGGGCTATTTCCCTGCGATCGCCCTCAAAAAGCTGGAATGGTCGATTTTGACCCAGATGGCAAAGTCAAGCTAATTCTCGAAAAACCGCCACAGACCAATCTCACCTTCATGTGGGGCGTGGCATTGTGGACACCCAATTTCACCCAATTTCTGCATGATTACGTAGCGCAGATTGAACAAGCATTTAGCCTTGCCGCTACCAGCGAAACCCTTCCCCGCAAAGAAATTCCTATTGGGGATGTGATTCAAGCTGCGATCTCGGCTGGCATGAGGGTTGAGGCCGTCCCTTTTGAACAAGGTAGCTATCTCGACATCGGCACACCAGACGATCTAGTTCAAGCAGTTCAACAATACAGTCAGGAACCCAGAGGATTCTAG
- a CDS encoding sulfite reductase (ferredoxin) (IMG reference gene:2510095234~PFAM: Nitrite and sulphite reductase 4Fe-4S domain; Nitrite/Sulfite reductase ferredoxin-like half domain~TIGRFAM: ferredoxin-sulfite reductase), whose protein sequence is MPESTQSMNCALGWVAWQVRHLVAYDSSSICAVPMVNTSAPTDVRKVSKIEALKERSNFLREPVASELLLDTTHFSEDAIQILKFHGSYQQDNRDNRIKGQEKDYQFMLRTRSPGGFIPPVLYLTLDRLADEYGNHTLRATTRQGFQLHGILKKNLKAAIAAIVRSMGSTLGACGDLNRNVMAPPAPYKNRPEYQYAWEYANNVADLLTPQTGAYYEIWLDGEKVISAEENPEVVAARQRNGNGTIFHDSPEPIYGTYYMPRKFKCAVTVPGDNSVDLFSQDVSLVVITDQSGELQGFNVYAGGGLGRTHGKEDTFPRVADAIGYVDKADVYDLMKAIVATQRDYGDRGNRRHARMKYLLEDWGVERFRAQVEEYLGKPIHPMKPTPKFEFLNFLDWHEQGDGKWFLGISIENGRVKDEGDFQLKTALREIVQTFHLPMRLTPSQNVLLYDINSADKDTIQQILDRYGVQRPAQIDPIVRDAMACPALPTCGLATTESERVIPSILARIRALLDQVGLPDEHFIIRMTGCPNGCARPYLAELAFVGNGPGIYQVWVGASPNQDRLSKVYVEKMHVDALETTLEPVFAFFKNARHTGERFGDFCDRVGVEAIQAFAATYQPGGFATVLEEPTSKVPATRKVRRRVTVREDIYVRLQAAAAKHGKPISHLATDAIEAYLKTLT, encoded by the coding sequence ATGCCTGAGTCTACCCAGTCAATGAATTGTGCTTTAGGCTGGGTTGCCTGGCAGGTAAGACATCTCGTAGCCTATGATTCTTCATCCATTTGTGCAGTTCCGATGGTTAATACTTCAGCACCCACAGACGTTCGTAAAGTTTCAAAAATTGAAGCGCTTAAAGAGCGCAGCAATTTCTTAAGAGAACCAGTTGCCTCTGAGCTTTTGTTAGATACGACTCATTTTTCAGAAGATGCGATTCAGATTTTGAAGTTTCACGGGTCTTATCAGCAAGATAACCGGGACAATCGCATTAAAGGACAAGAGAAAGATTACCAATTTATGCTGCGGACTCGTAGCCCCGGTGGGTTTATTCCACCAGTGCTATACCTGACGCTTGATCGCCTGGCTGATGAGTATGGTAATCATACCCTACGAGCCACTACTCGCCAGGGATTTCAGCTTCACGGCATCTTGAAAAAGAATTTGAAGGCAGCGATCGCGGCGATCGTTCGCAGCATGGGATCAACGCTAGGAGCATGTGGGGATCTGAACCGCAATGTGATGGCTCCCCCCGCCCCTTACAAGAATCGCCCAGAATACCAATACGCCTGGGAATATGCCAATAATGTGGCAGATTTACTTACGCCACAGACTGGAGCTTACTACGAGATCTGGCTGGACGGCGAAAAGGTGATTTCAGCCGAAGAAAATCCAGAGGTGGTCGCGGCACGGCAACGCAATGGCAATGGCACTATCTTTCATGATTCACCAGAGCCGATTTATGGCACCTACTACATGCCCCGCAAGTTCAAATGTGCAGTCACAGTGCCAGGTGATAATTCCGTTGATTTGTTTTCGCAGGATGTCAGCCTGGTTGTAATTACAGACCAATCAGGAGAATTGCAAGGCTTCAACGTTTATGCAGGGGGTGGATTGGGACGGACTCATGGCAAGGAAGACACCTTTCCCCGAGTAGCAGATGCCATTGGCTATGTCGATAAAGCCGATGTCTATGACTTGATGAAGGCAATTGTGGCAACCCAGCGGGATTATGGCGATCGCGGCAATCGTCGCCATGCCCGGATGAAATACCTCCTGGAAGACTGGGGGGTGGAACGCTTCCGTGCCCAGGTAGAAGAATACCTGGGTAAACCTATCCACCCGATGAAACCCACGCCCAAATTTGAGTTTCTCAATTTCCTCGATTGGCATGAGCAGGGAGACGGCAAATGGTTCCTCGGCATCTCTATCGAAAACGGGCGAGTTAAGGACGAAGGTGATTTTCAACTCAAAACAGCACTGCGAGAGATTGTGCAAACCTTCCACCTGCCCATGCGGTTAACACCCAGCCAAAATGTCTTGCTGTATGATATCAACTCTGCTGACAAAGACACTATCCAGCAAATTCTTGATCGCTATGGTGTGCAGCGCCCTGCCCAGATCGACCCAATCGTAAGGGATGCAATGGCATGCCCTGCCTTACCAACCTGTGGATTGGCAACGACCGAGTCTGAGCGTGTGATTCCCAGCATTTTGGCACGCATTCGGGCATTGCTCGATCAGGTAGGGTTGCCCGATGAACATTTTATTATTCGGATGACAGGCTGCCCCAATGGATGCGCTCGTCCCTATCTGGCAGAACTGGCGTTTGTGGGGAATGGTCCCGGCATTTACCAGGTTTGGGTAGGGGCGTCTCCCAATCAAGACCGCCTTTCCAAGGTCTATGTGGAAAAGATGCACGTCGATGCACTAGAAACCACGTTGGAACCTGTGTTTGCCTTTTTCAAAAATGCCCGTCACACGGGTGAACGTTTTGGTGACTTCTGCGATCGCGTTGGAGTGGAAGCAATCCAAGCATTTGCAGCAACCTATCAACCAGGGGGTTTTGCCACAGTATTGGAAGAACCCACGAGTAAGGTACCTGCTACAAGAAAGGTACGGCGACGGGTGACTGTGCGAGAGGATATTTACGTGCGCTTGCAAGCAGCCGCAGCCAAGCATGGTAAACCCATTAGCCATCTGGCAACCGATGCAATTGAGGCGTATCTCAAAACACTGACCTGA
- a CDS encoding hypothetical protein (IMG reference gene:2510095236) translates to MLDQVAAAFERHDYETASQLLRELVKQAPHDPWVKLYVGRLQEASGRGKAAEQIYRQLLQQSTNSKLVSQARQGLQRVTTQEQPRQQPAIAQATAQPSSQELGFLILEAVMAEARTEIGQRLAQLLKTDTYTARGLLPSRGWRLYRTGTIEELALFGQALQQAGVSAFWASLAELQSIQVFQVNYIQALQPKATIVCRNQTHQVGMLSFEWSEVQQRVEGLLPLFSQVVDLGYRDRLEWKEHIEDYAHFYDLHLPAKRCILRLHDGKYDFHQGITAQEHHDTIRQRWNELITIMNQAIPPSPIQSEFTIFSESTSDFATALERLPSHMFLSRSSDCHLDPAFHLYSCLALLKLRHT, encoded by the coding sequence ATGCTTGATCAAGTGGCAGCAGCATTTGAACGCCATGATTATGAAACAGCAAGCCAATTGCTGCGGGAATTGGTGAAACAAGCACCACATGATCCATGGGTAAAGCTATATGTTGGGCGTTTGCAAGAAGCATCTGGTAGAGGGAAGGCAGCCGAGCAAATTTATCGGCAGCTTTTGCAACAAAGTACAAACTCTAAGCTGGTTTCTCAGGCACGGCAGGGATTGCAACGGGTTACGACCCAGGAACAACCACGGCAGCAACCCGCTATCGCCCAGGCAACGGCACAACCCAGCAGCCAGGAACTAGGGTTTTTGATTTTGGAAGCAGTAATGGCAGAAGCGCGGACTGAGATAGGGCAGCGACTTGCCCAATTGCTTAAGACTGATACTTACACAGCAAGAGGGTTACTGCCCAGTCGAGGATGGCGACTGTATCGAACTGGAACAATTGAAGAACTTGCATTGTTTGGGCAGGCGTTGCAACAGGCTGGAGTTTCTGCGTTTTGGGCTTCGCTGGCAGAACTGCAAAGCATCCAGGTGTTTCAGGTGAACTACATCCAAGCGCTACAACCTAAAGCTACGATTGTTTGCCGGAATCAGACGCATCAGGTAGGAATGCTGAGTTTTGAGTGGTCAGAAGTGCAGCAGCGTGTTGAGGGCTTGCTCCCGCTGTTTTCACAGGTGGTGGATCTGGGTTATCGCGATCGCCTGGAATGGAAAGAACACATTGAAGACTATGCCCACTTTTATGACCTCCACCTGCCAGCCAAGCGTTGCATTTTGCGATTGCACGATGGCAAGTATGACTTTCACCAGGGCATCACGGCACAAGAGCACCACGACACCATTCGTCAACGCTGGAACGAGTTAATCACCATCATGAATCAAGCGATTCCACCCAGCCCTATCCAGTCAGAGTTCACAATTTTTTCCGAAAGTACGAGCGATTTTGCCACAGCACTGGAACGATTACCATCCCATATGTTTTTGTCTCGCTCATCAGACTGTCATCTCGATCCAGCTTTTCATCTCTACAGCTGTTTAGCTTTACTAAAGCTGCGACATACCTAA
- a CDS encoding Protein of unknown function (DUF3571) (IMG reference gene:2510095231~PFAM: Protein of unknown function (DUF3571)) yields MVDPRLYESDTFVLLEPNQPEQFLSAAELLERLEAVLANRQNDLPRDLQRFPTIQEQAKYLLEACCDFDVAPGQFMQWYAVRLEK; encoded by the coding sequence ATGGTAGACCCCAGACTGTACGAGAGCGACACGTTTGTTCTGCTAGAGCCGAATCAGCCAGAACAATTTTTGAGCGCTGCGGAGTTACTTGAACGGTTAGAAGCTGTTCTGGCGAATCGGCAAAATGATCTGCCGCGAGATTTGCAACGTTTTCCCACCATTCAGGAACAAGCCAAATATCTTTTGGAAGCCTGTTGCGATTTTGATGTGGCTCCAGGACAGTTTATGCAGTGGTATGCAGTGAGGTTAGAAAAATGA
- a CDS encoding hypothetical protein (IMG reference gene:2510095233), with protein MVSLRKNYGFGGGQGLYPFLDPLTNPLVVSIEQEEYTGGLFHAYPLPIPTKVENRLKGCSDFLRTG; from the coding sequence ATGGTTTCTCTGAGGAAAAACTACGGCTTTGGAGGAGGACAAGGTTTATATCCGTTTCTTGATCCTTTAACGAACCCCCTTGTGGTTTCCATTGAGCAAGAGGAATACACTGGGGGGTTATTTCATGCATATCCACTCCCCATCCCTACAAAAGTGGAAAATCGCCTTAAAGGTTGTTCAGATTTTCTAAGAACAGGGTAG
- a CDS encoding RNA methyltransferase, RsmE family (IMG reference gene:2510095235~PFAM: RNA methyltransferase~TIGRFAM: RNA methyltransferase, RsmE family) produces MLQRIVVDPAHIHPPTVSLTSHQYHYLSRVLRLKPGDHFIVMNGQGCSWLAILQDSPTSEGFQAQLIEAIATQTELPVSVTLVIALPKGNALDDVVRQATELGVTCFAPVISDRTLLNPSPQKLERWRRIAQEAAEQSERQQVPTILEPILFTEHLQKVIQFSPSNPHYFCVTRYHAPLFLPRLLTSNSFPSALSVAIGPEGGWTEPEIAAAIAAGYQPVSLGARILRTVTAPIVALSLITAVYEGGMVNQGIGNEK; encoded by the coding sequence ATGCTGCAGCGTATTGTGGTGGATCCTGCCCATATCCACCCACCCACGGTCAGTCTCACCTCTCATCAATACCATTACCTATCGCGCGTGTTGCGGCTGAAACCTGGCGATCACTTCATTGTCATGAATGGGCAGGGATGTTCCTGGCTTGCCATTTTGCAGGATTCTCCAACTTCTGAGGGATTTCAAGCCCAGCTTATTGAAGCGATCGCCACTCAAACTGAACTGCCTGTTTCTGTTACGTTGGTCATCGCCCTGCCCAAAGGAAATGCCCTGGATGATGTAGTGCGACAAGCTACGGAGTTAGGCGTGACCTGTTTTGCTCCAGTAATCAGCGATCGCACCCTGCTCAACCCTAGTCCTCAAAAACTGGAACGCTGGCGACGCATTGCCCAGGAAGCGGCTGAACAGTCCGAACGACAACAGGTTCCCACCATTCTGGAACCTATTTTGTTCACTGAACATCTCCAGAAAGTCATCCAGTTTTCTCCGTCCAACCCCCATTACTTCTGCGTTACCCGCTATCATGCTCCCCTTTTCCTCCCTCGCCTCCTAACTTCTAACTCGTTCCCTTCTGCCCTTTCTGTGGCAATTGGTCCTGAAGGCGGCTGGACAGAACCAGAAATCGCCGCTGCGATCGCCGCAGGCTACCAACCCGTTTCCCTAGGTGCTCGGATCTTACGAACGGTGACTGCCCCAATCGTTGCCCTCTCGTTGATCACTGCTGTGTACGAAGGGGGTATGGTAAATCAGGGAATAGGGAATGAGAAATAG
- a CDS encoding phage shock protein A (IM30), suppresses sigma54-dependent transcription (IMG reference gene:2510095237~PFAM: PspA/IM30 family) produces MGFFDRIWRVIRANLNSLISNAEDPEKILEQVVLDMQEDLIQLRQAVAQAIATQKRTERQYSQALSTADEWYRRAQLAIQKGDDTLAREALTRRKSYQETATAMKTQLDQQLTVVAQLKQNMMKLENKISEAKTKKDLYIARARSAKATQQINEMLGNVGTGSAMQAFERMEEKVVQMEAQAEAVAELGMDDLEKRFEQLGQADDIEAELVAMKSGQGLPGSQSAQLPSSQLNTPEVDAEMEQLRQQIREG; encoded by the coding sequence ATGGGATTTTTTGACCGAATTTGGCGAGTAATTCGTGCTAACCTCAACAGCTTGATCAGCAATGCCGAAGATCCAGAGAAAATTCTGGAGCAGGTGGTGCTGGATATGCAAGAAGATTTGATCCAGTTGCGGCAGGCGGTAGCGCAGGCGATCGCCACCCAGAAACGCACGGAACGCCAGTATTCCCAGGCACTCAGTACTGCAGATGAGTGGTATCGGCGGGCGCAACTAGCGATCCAAAAAGGAGATGATACGCTGGCACGGGAAGCGTTGACCCGGCGTAAGTCCTATCAGGAAACTGCTACCGCAATGAAGACCCAGCTTGATCAGCAACTCACTGTGGTTGCCCAGCTTAAACAGAACATGATGAAGCTGGAAAACAAAATTTCGGAAGCCAAGACCAAGAAAGACCTCTACATTGCCCGTGCCCGTTCTGCTAAAGCAACGCAGCAAATTAATGAGATGTTGGGGAATGTGGGTACGGGTAGCGCTATGCAAGCCTTTGAGCGGATGGAGGAAAAGGTAGTACAGATGGAAGCGCAGGCAGAGGCAGTTGCTGAACTGGGAATGGATGATTTGGAAAAACGTTTTGAGCAACTGGGGCAGGCGGATGATATTGAAGCTGAACTCGTTGCGATGAAGTCTGGACAAGGGTTGCCTGGAAGCCAATCTGCCCAACTTCCTTCAAGTCAATTGAATACCCCTGAAGTCGATGCTGAAATGGAGCAACTGCGGCAACAAATTCGTGAGGGTTAG
- a CDS encoding hypothetical protein (IMG reference gene:2510095238), translated as MRQSSIAQSPARTAQLASHSASAKYALHPVLQNALTHVDVRLEDELIRYRRQRALGKAFYQPRPPAHKKVSTVLELMPTDAPDIPLPSSSAAGFHPTVIVPPLAEIPVNKENLESSSSSSELRQLAQQYATQVADESDLAAAMNSSPDDYLESSEELLRALSQEEASVQAEQGFMQSLLTPLGVGSMLLLLLSSAMFGFVIMNPSSVSRLFNRSEAVTSSGSTPSDSARLPQPNLANQEFPELSLGSLGTIQLEDGAIAPNVVHPSPAKSSLKAKTATTPANLGASGRVTGSSNSAPPAVPVAPPQVNETAPEPVLPSGDVPSPRKLAPSINPAPVAPSVPYNPAPARAYNPAPTRSYSPPPPVRTYSAPPVQNPSPPAVKPVQPAPTRSAAPAPLGDRTPLPPASPTVTASPLSKPSSYKVVTPYTSDAALQEARRKVPDAYVKNYSDGAKVQFGSYQDEAAAKSQAESLRQQGIPAEVYQP; from the coding sequence ATGCGTCAATCTTCCATAGCACAATCACCGGCTCGAACCGCCCAGCTTGCTTCTCACAGTGCTTCTGCAAAATATGCTCTTCATCCAGTGTTGCAGAATGCGCTTACCCATGTTGATGTGCGACTGGAAGATGAATTAATTCGTTATCGGCGGCAACGTGCATTGGGTAAGGCATTTTATCAACCCCGCCCGCCTGCGCATAAAAAAGTATCAACTGTGCTGGAGTTAATGCCAACTGATGCACCCGATATTCCGCTACCATCCTCATCTGCGGCTGGATTTCATCCAACTGTGATTGTTCCGCCTCTTGCAGAAATCCCGGTGAACAAGGAGAATTTGGAGTCTTCCAGTTCCAGTTCCGAACTAAGGCAGCTTGCCCAGCAATATGCTACCCAAGTTGCAGACGAATCTGATTTGGCAGCAGCAATGAATAGTAGCCCAGATGATTATCTGGAGTCATCTGAAGAGCTATTACGAGCGTTGTCTCAAGAAGAAGCCAGTGTTCAGGCAGAGCAGGGCTTTATGCAGAGTTTACTCACACCGCTAGGAGTGGGTTCAATGTTGCTGCTGTTATTGTCGAGTGCGATGTTTGGGTTTGTGATTATGAATCCATCTAGCGTGAGTCGGTTGTTCAACCGCTCTGAAGCCGTTACTAGCTCTGGCTCGACACCTAGTGATTCTGCGAGGCTGCCCCAGCCGAATCTTGCTAACCAAGAGTTTCCAGAGCTGAGTCTTGGTTCATTAGGAACAATTCAGTTAGAAGATGGGGCGATCGCGCCTAACGTGGTGCATCCGTCGCCTGCCAAATCATCTCTCAAGGCTAAAACTGCAACAACTCCTGCAAATTTGGGAGCATCTGGCAGGGTTACAGGCTCAAGTAATTCCGCTCCTCCGGCTGTTCCTGTTGCCCCTCCTCAGGTCAATGAAACGGCTCCAGAACCAGTTCTGCCCTCCGGTGATGTGCCCAGTCCTCGTAAGCTAGCACCCTCGATTAATCCTGCTCCGGTAGCTCCATCTGTTCCTTACAACCCTGCACCTGCCCGAGCTTATAACCCTGCGCCTACCCGAAGTTACAGTCCCCCTCCCCCTGTTCGCACCTACAGCGCCCCACCAGTCCAGAATCCAAGCCCGCCCGCGGTAAAACCTGTGCAGCCTGCGCCTACTAGAAGTGCGGCTCCTGCGCCTCTGGGCGATCGCACCCCCCTACCGCCCGCCTCACCGACTGTCACTGCCTCCCCGTTGAGCAAACCATCCAGTTATAAAGTCGTTACCCCATATACCAGCGATGCAGCTTTGCAAGAAGCTCGGCGAAAGGTTCCAGATGCTTATGTTAAAAATTATTCAGATGGAGCAAAAGTTCAGTTTGGCTCCTATCAAGATGAGGCTGCTGCGAAATCTCAGGCAGAAAGTCTCCGGCAACAGGGCATTCCTGCCGAGGTTTATCAGCCATGA
- a CDS encoding hypothetical protein (IMG reference gene:2510095232), whose product MLKLAAVFASFLGTFWAVLATKDMNAHSKHRISEGREMTSSLKVSRAIAAVSALTASSILLSGGIASAQSVNSVTNTDVVIVNSGNANGFGGAYIGAGPSGSVTNGGQANTSALFGGNIQGRINIPNTPISARGSVLFGPNNAAIVPMLTYDVPVARNTNVYVGGGYSFVEDKQSFGVKKNTPIGNKNAPVVVVGAEHSVTRDIVVYGDVKLGIRAYENSPASAVNLTAGAGYRF is encoded by the coding sequence ATGCTCAAATTAGCTGCTGTTTTTGCATCGTTCTTAGGAACATTTTGGGCAGTTCTGGCGACAAAAGATATGAACGCACACAGCAAACACAGAATTAGTGAGGGACGTGAAATGACATCCTCTTTGAAAGTTTCCAGAGCGATCGCAGCAGTTTCAGCTCTAACTGCATCTTCCATTCTTTTGTCTGGCGGGATTGCTTCTGCTCAATCTGTTAATTCGGTAACGAATACCGATGTTGTTATTGTGAATAGTGGCAATGCCAATGGGTTTGGTGGTGCCTACATCGGGGCAGGCCCCTCCGGCAGCGTCACCAATGGTGGGCAAGCAAACACGTCCGCTTTGTTTGGTGGCAATATCCAGGGACGGATCAACATTCCCAACACCCCCATCTCCGCACGAGGCAGCGTATTGTTTGGTCCTAACAATGCCGCGATCGTTCCTATGCTGACCTATGATGTTCCGGTTGCTAGAAATACGAACGTTTACGTCGGTGGTGGCTACTCCTTCGTGGAAGACAAACAAAGCTTTGGAGTGAAGAAGAATACGCCCATTGGCAACAAGAATGCTCCTGTTGTAGTTGTAGGAGCTGAACACAGTGTTACTCGCGACATTGTAGTATATGGTGATGTGAAGTTAGGGATTAGAGCTTATGAAAACAGCCCAGCCTCCGCTGTCAACCTGACCGCAGGTGCTGGCTATCGCTTCTAA
- a CDS encoding putative RNA-binding protein containing Zn ribbon (IMG reference gene:2510095239~PFAM: Protein of unknown function (DUF721)), whose protein sequence is MPLQPLNQVLGAVQNSHIRQEQRRFQQLLEVWEDVVGPVVAAQTRPLTLQRGVLKVATSSAAWSQNLVFERQRILDKLHQVLPLKITDIRFSPAQWRNTQSTASFPGEHYQAELWRSHPSRLSNPEVKQPLPDQQTPANAVAAFQSWALVMQSRSRTLPLCPECHCPTPVGELERWHVCSLCAAKRW, encoded by the coding sequence ATGCCCCTGCAACCACTCAATCAAGTACTTGGTGCCGTACAAAATTCCCATATTCGTCAAGAGCAGCGGCGATTTCAACAACTGCTGGAGGTTTGGGAAGATGTAGTTGGTCCAGTGGTTGCCGCACAAACTCGACCTCTCACTCTCCAACGAGGTGTGTTAAAAGTAGCCACGTCTAGTGCTGCATGGTCACAAAATTTGGTTTTTGAACGGCAGCGAATTCTGGACAAACTCCATCAAGTGCTACCCCTCAAAATTACCGATATTCGATTCTCGCCGGCTCAATGGCGCAATACCCAATCCACTGCTTCCTTTCCAGGAGAACATTATCAAGCTGAACTCTGGCGATCGCATCCCAGTCGCCTCTCTAATCCAGAGGTAAAACAACCATTGCCAGATCAGCAAACACCAGCCAATGCGGTTGCCGCATTTCAAAGTTGGGCATTGGTCATGCAGTCGCGATCTCGCACTCTGCCGCTCTGCCCAGAATGTCACTGTCCCACTCCGGTGGGAGAACTTGAGCGCTGGCACGTTTGTTCATTATGTGCGGCTAAACGCTGGTAA